A single window of Nicotiana sylvestris chromosome 5, ASM39365v2, whole genome shotgun sequence DNA harbors:
- the LOC104235563 gene encoding putative WEB family protein At1g65010, chloroplastic, translated as MMIRDKIFKLHRHRSSSSFSEKSGQRLDFSFSNLHARQVPKGWDKLSISLICVETGKTVSKSGKALVRNGNCKWTETWSQSIWITPDDISNQQEQFPFKFIVTMGSARSSILGEAALNPARYRDAKAYTPVSLPLKKCNYATVLQLEIKCLTALRGNEFKDMPIYIEEENVEYKNMEIKSEETGCRALSSSHSFASTEDSLGRESFSSLSDSNRPVNHIIGRQESIDSRSSASCSSYSFCESPKSYNSPYNLMNSGSGKNAQNQKDDYKQLSHDNTASVQLAASSRNSLQGKDITSKELIAEAMMWEQNAQSLKINLEMSRKEFFDQTQQIENLKMEHRSLGTERDGLMQEIKHLEVLLQESMEKEKATDSLMLQVRDMDSVQKILKGELRIQKESNDSMSLQLSKTQESNIELVSILQEMEETVENQKLEIENLHILNQQNLEDKLQQLQESQINLENTTLRLEKIIREKTHEIELEQGHRTQALLDCEEKWKIKSREQEEEIAYLKAELSRILSAESSETNKAKPAADCDLIRENETLKEKLQELERDCKELTEENLELLYELKSKGTSSISGPILSSSSVEGQLSEQSPGGSEFEVSNGELLSSPFQDDKGKKKIIAETAASESKQKICDQEENLAQVEFHSRVKDNASRLNAEIISRCFEVQEKDQRTEVAAIPLECHQEESCHGGFTHENVPAMFQSSESGRIEDVYALLTTLCHTTKDEQADAVLKKLLQLLGYRSALCLDGSNHIEEEPKITAKDACEVQDGEKDDLPEEKTPCSCCQRLEDSNKVLDIKVQNLSSDNLAKNSEILELKTDCLKKDAEIEALRHQQTDLRTQISDLQMSKCQMEERMENLQQELSDTSKSLDTSTNGLMFLDQCICGDVSKMTLKMKSLELESDKYELELNLYELEKDNVDLSERVSGLEAQLRHLSDAMEFNRLELQHSGNHVVNLQEKVRELEHEKESQKLDMKEKLLEMQKRWLDAQEECEYLKKVNPKLQATTESLMEECRLLQNLNAELRQQKLKLHTSHNVLEAELRKSQYSFSTCLKRIESLEANFSSVLEEIESKEKILKFKLDDLHLQTKEHREKLIVEECTLHEISLENTIEVEKLQEQVQSLMMRMSNLMSDLGTSKAKEGTLAANCEKLLRTMEHLASNEAKLKCTINELESKLLSSECQMLQMTEEKSSLKIQLHSLPLLQEEVLDLKGALSRMKFESERLQVTLQLKYEDCEELKAEKASLLQEISCMHMAVAEAEECKYKKISLEEKVLRLEGDLTAKEVMCAKVSELKNEACQLRRVNSQFLRKIKSLQFEKEDCLKQVKSVEKEFKRKQLENQREDDVPALEELKLSKAEEEDFSKQFGITTQSPQPEKYLKQKIQGNSQQDGNKESNYNRDLQETVAKSVSAIQFPGDTVVQTLESNCIHESHLISLSSKGRDENVHKICQLEAELQEIRDRYLHMSVKYAEVEDQREQLVMTLKAMHDQKTARGSYLSSFWSAGADI; from the exons aTGATGATCAGAGATAAGATTTTCAAATTGCACAGACACAGGTCGTCTTCTTCGTTTTCTGAAAAATCAGGCCAACGACTCGATTTCTCCTTCTCCAACCTTCACGCTCGTCAG GTACCTAAAGGATGGGACAAACTTTCCATCTCTCTTATCTGCGTGGAAACAGGGAAAACAGTCAGCAAATCAGGGAAAGCCTTGGTACGAAATGGCAATTGCAAGTGGACAGAGACATGGTCGCAATCTATATGGATTACCCCAGATGATATCTCAAACCAACAAGAGCAATTCCCTTTTAAGTTTATTGTAACGATG GGATCTGCGAGATCTAGCATCCTCGGAGAGGCTGCTTTAAATCCTGCTCGCTACAGGGATGCAAAAGCTTATACTCCAGTTTCCTTACCTTTGAAAAAATGTAATTATGCCACAGTTCTACAG CTGGAGATCAAGTGTCTAACAGCACTCAG AGGCAATGAATTTAAAGACATGCCCATCTACATAGAAGAAGAGAACGTGGAATACAAAAACATGGAGATCAAATCAGAG GAAACTGGTTGCCGAGCTCTGAGTTCATCTCATAGCTTTGCCTCTACTGAGGATTCATTGGGCAGAGAAAGTTTTTCCTCCCTAAGTGACTCAAACAGGCCTGTTAATCACATAATTGGCAGACAAGAATCAATTGATTCCAGGAGTAGTGCATCCTGCAGTTCTTACTCTTTTTGTGAATCGCCGAAATCGTACAACTCTCCCTATAATTTAATGAATTCGGGATCAGGAAAGAATGCTCAAAATCAAAAAGATGATTACAAACAGTTATCACATGATAACACTGCATCAGTGCAACTTGCTGCTTCCTCTAGAAACTCCTTACAAGGCAAGGATATTACCAGTAAAGAACTAATTGCAGAGGCCATGATGTGGGAACAAAATGCTCAAAGCCTAAAGATCAACCTGGAAATGTCAAGGAAGGAGTTTTTTGACCAGACACAGCAGATAGAAAACCTTAAGATGGAGCATCGTTCATTGGGCACCGAACGTGATGGATTGATGCAAGAAATCAAACACCTGGAGGTCCTTTTACAAGAATCCATGGAAAAGGAAAAAGCGACTGATAGTTTAATGCTCCAAGTCAGAGATATGGACAGTGTCCAAAAGATTTTAAAAGGGGAGCTACGGATTCAGAAAGAATCAAATGACAGTATGTCTTTACAGCTAAGTAAAACTCAAGAATCAAATATTGAATTAGTCTCCATTCTGCAGGAGATGGAAGAAACTGTTGAAAACCAGAAATTGGAGATTGAGAACCTACATATATTGAACCAACAGAACCTAGAGGACAAGCTTCAACAGTTGCAGGAATCACAGATAAATCTGGAAAACACCACTCTCCGCCTGGAAAAAATCATCAGGGAGAAAACTCATGAGATTGAACTTGAGCAAGGTCATAGAACTCAGGCTCTTTTAGATTgtgaagaaaaatggaaaattaagTCAAGAGAACAAGAAGAGGAAATTGCTTATCTGAAGGCAGAGTTATCCAGAATTTTAAGTGCAGAGAGCTCCGAGACGAATAAGGCCAAACCTGCAGCTGACTGTGATCTGATCAGGGAAAATGAGACTCTTAAAGAAAAACTTCAGGAACTTGAGAGAGATTGCAAGGAGCTGACAGAAGAAAATCTGGAACTTCTGTACGAACTGAAATCAAAGGGAACTTCCTCTATCAGCGGTCCCATTTTAAGTTCATCCTCCGTCGAGGGTCAGCTAAGTGAACAATCACCTGGTGGTTCCGAATTTGAAGTAAGTAACGGTGAGCtcctttcttcaccatttcaagatGATAAGGGGAAGAAGAAAATAATTGCAGAGACGGCTGCCTCTGAAAGTAAGCAGAAAATCTGTGATCAGGAAGAGAACTTAGCTCAAGTGGAGTTTCACTCACGAGTAAAGGATAATGCTTCGAGGCTTAATGCTGAAATCATCTCACGTTGCTTTGAAGTACAAGAAAAAGATCAGAGAACTGAAGTTGCTGCAATCCCATTAGAATGTCATCAGGAAGAAAGTTGTCATGGCGGTTTCACTCATGAAAATGTACCCGCAATGTTCCAGAGTTCCGAGTCAGGACGTATTGAAGATGTCTATGCCTTGCTCACCACATTAT GTCATACCACTAAGGACGAGCAAGCTGATGCGGTGTTGAAAAAATTGCTCCAGTTATTGGGGTACAGATCGGCTCTATGTCTTGATGGTAGTAATCATATCGAGGAGGAACCCAAAATAACAGCAAAGGATGCATGTGAAGTCCAAGATGGAGAAAAAGATGACCTTCCAGAGGAAAAAACTCCTTGTTCTTGCTGTCAAAGGCTTGAGGATTCAAATAAGGTGCTAGACATCAAGGTTCAAAATTTAAGCAGTGATAATTTAGCAAAGAACTCGGAGATACTGGAACTGAAAACAGACTGTTTGAAAAAGGATGCAGAGATCGAAGCTCTAAGGCACCAGCAGACCGATTTGAGAACTCAAATCTCTGATCTCCAGATGAGTAAATGTCAGATGGAGGAGAGAATGGAAAACCTGCAACAAGAACTTAGTGACACCTCTAAATCGTTAGACACTTCCACAAATGGTTTGATGTTTCTTGATCAATGTATTTGTGGAGATGTCTCTAAGATGACGCTCAAAATGAAATCATTAGAGCTAGAGAGTGACAAATATGAGTTAGAACTTAATTTGTATGAATTAGAAAAAGACAATGTGGATCTGTCAGAACGAGTATCAGGGTTGGAAGCTCAACTAAGGCATTTGAGTGATGCAATGGAATTCAATCGCTTGGAACTGCAGCATTCAGGTAATCATGTTGTGAACCTTCAGGAAAAGGTCAGAGAATTAGAACACGAAAAGGAGTCACAAAAGCTCGATATGAAAGAAAAGTTGCTGGAGATGCAAAAGCGATGGTTAGATGCTCAAGAAGAGTGCGAGTATCTGAAGAAAGTAAATCCAAAACTCCAAGCGACAACAGAAAGCCTTATGGAAGAGTGTCGTTTGCTTCAAAACTTGAATGCAGAACTAAGGCaacaaaagttaaaattgcatACGAGCCATAATGTTTTGGAAGCAGAACTGAGGAAATCTCAGTATTCTTTCTCCACCTGTTTGAAAAGGATAGAGTCTTTAGAAGCTAACTTTTCTTCAGTGCTGGAAGAAATTGAATCAAAAGAGAAGATCCTTAAGTTTAAACTTGATGATCTCCACCTACAGACTAAAGAGCATAGAGAGAAACTTATTGTAGAAGAGTGCACACTGCATGAAATATCTCTGGAGAATACCATCGAAGTTGAAAAGTTGCAAGAACAGGTACAGTCCCTCATGATGCGGATGTCAAATCTTATGAGTGATCTTGGTACTTCCAAAGCCAAGGAGGGAACTTTGGCAGCTAACTGTGAGAAGCTACTGAGGACGATGGAACATCTTGCGTCCAATGAAGCAAAGCTTAAATGCACCATTAATGAGCTTGAGTCAAAACTACTGTCTTCTGAATGTCAAATGCTGCAAATGACTGAAGAGAAGTCCAGTCTAAAGATTCAACTGCATTCATTACCATTACTTCAGGAGGAAGTCTTGGATCTTAAAGGAGCACTATCTAGAATGAAGTTTGAAAGCGAGAGATTACAAGTTACACTGCAGTTGAAATATGAAGATTGTGAAGAGTTGAAGGCAGAGAAGGCATCATTACTTCAGGAGATCTCTTGCATGCACATGGCAGTGGCTGAAGCGGAAGAATGCAAATACAAGAAAATTTCACTAGAGGAGAAAGTTCTGAGGTTGGAAGGAGACTTAACTGCAAAAGAAGTAATGTGTGCCAAGGTTTCCGAGCTGAAAAATGAGGCTTGCCAGCTTAGAAGAGTAAATAGCCAGTTTCTGCGGAAAATAAAATCCCTTCAATTCGAGAAAGAGGACTGCTTGAAGCAAGTTAAATCCGTCGAGAAAGAATTTAAGAGAAAACAATTAGAGAACCAAAGAGAGGATGATGTTCCTGCTCTAGAAGAGTTGAAGCTTTCAAAG GCAGAGGAAGAGGATTTCAGCAAGCAGTTCGGAATAACTACACAATCTCCTCAACCAGAGAAATACTTGAAGCAGAAGATTCAAGGCAACTCTCAACAA GATGGCAACAAAGAAAGCAACTACAACAGAGATCTTCAAGAGACAGTCGCCAAAAGTGTATCAGCGATCCAATTTCCGGGGGATACAGTAGTTCAGACTTTAGAGAGCAATTGTATCCATGAATCCCATCTAATTAG TTTGTCATCCAAAGGAAGAGACGAGAATGTGCACAAAATATGTCAGCTTGAAGCTGAGCTACAAGAAATTCGCGATCGCTACCTGCACATGAGCGTAAAATATGCAGAAGTGGAGGATCAACGCGAGCAACTCGTGATGACTTTGAAAGCCATGCATGATCAGAAGACAGCTAGAGGATCTTACCTTTCCTCTTTCTGGTCAGCTGGTGCTGACATATGA